The Cloacibacterium caeni region TCGCTTTTATGGTAGATTTTTGGCTTTGGGAATATGATTACGGACACAATCTCAATCCTAATGCTCCTATAATCGTACCAGGAATGAGCTATCAACCACCATTATTAGGTTTTAAGCAACTACTGAATTTTGGAGCTTACTCTTATCCTGATGTTGGAGGATGGATTATGTTTGCGGTAGGGATTATTTCATTGGTTTTATCTGTTTTAGAATTCAAATCTTCTAATAAATAATGTAAAAATGAAAAATTTATTTAACATTCTAGGAATCATCTCTTTAGGTATATTTTTTTCCTGTTCACCAAAAGGTCCAGAAAAAATAAACTTCGGGAAAGACCAGTGCGAACTTTGCAAAATGGGAATAGAAGACCCTAAATTCGCCACAGAGCTTATTACAGAAAAAGGCAGAATCTATAAATTCGATGATCTGAACTGTATGCAAAGTTATGCCACCGAAAATGCAGAGCAAGTAGGTCAAGCCAAATTGTATGTGCCTGATTTTATTACCAATGAATTGTTCCCAATAGAAAAAGCAACCCTTATCA contains the following coding sequences:
- a CDS encoding nitrous oxide reductase accessory protein NosL, coding for MKNLFNILGIISLGIFFSCSPKGPEKINFGKDQCELCKMGIEDPKFATELITEKGRIYKFDDLNCMQSYATENAEQVGQAKLYVPDFITNELFPIEKATLITGGAIKSPMNGNVAAFIDKTKAQEEAQKLGASFLEQ